Proteins found in one Magnolia sinica isolate HGM2019 chromosome 5, MsV1, whole genome shotgun sequence genomic segment:
- the LOC131245526 gene encoding uncharacterized protein LOC131245526 — translation MEFWEGKGFGETLSSFPLFPLLQSSSTIVDDPKPSLPLLDRVPSLGNTRPLFSVDRERDRERFLQTLPSVTLIGIPKCREGVFCFNDFWKFLNDLHADEGLFW, via the exons ATGGAGTTTTGGGAAGGAAAGGGCTTCGGTGAAACGCTCTCCTCCTTCCCTCTCTTCCCTCTCCTACAATCTTCTTCTACTATAGTCGATGACCCAAAGCCATCTCTTCCACTCCTCGATCGAGTTCCCTCTCTTGGCAATACTCGACCCTTGTTTTCTGTCGAtagggagagagacagagagag GTTTCTGCAGACGCTTCCTTCTGTTACATTGATTGGTATCCCGAAATGTCGGGAAGGAGTCTTTTGTTTCAACGATTTTTGGAAGTTTCTAAATGA TCTTCATGCAGATGAGGGATTATTCTGGTAG
- the LOC131247229 gene encoding L10-interacting MYB domain-containing protein-like, producing the protein MTDSFKETSTPTQSTAKTPPVATRCSPRAKTMKSLVEPSSRASKIKWTSAMDQILFDTFLEQVALGRKADNGFKREGYQIAADKVIKHTEVIVTWQNVSNRLRYYKQEYIVVKDMLAASGFGWESERIVVTAPDEVWEQYLRSHPNAVRLRGKRINRMDDLAVICGSDQATGHYIQGSKSMATSTSSSCLQRDLNEAWNSVDDDMDDTIDLSEDYVTDSIGTIPLPSDSPAMGHHGSRGTPTRTPDSNGTR; encoded by the exons ATGACAGACTCCTTTAAGGAAACATCCACACCGACCCAGTCAACAGCAAAAACACCGCCGGTAGCCACCCGATGTTCACCACGTGCTAAAACCATGAAATCTCTCGTTGAGCCTTCATCTAGAGCGTCGAAGATCAAATGGACAAGTGCTATGGACCAGATACTGTTCGACACATTCCTCGAACAAGTCGCACTGGGCCGTAAGGCTGATAACGGCTTCAAGCGGGAGGGGTACCAGATTGCGGCCGACAAAGTTATAAAGCACACTGAGGTAATTGTCACATGGCAAAACGTGTCCAATCGATTGAGATATTACAAGCAAGAGTATATTGTGGTAAAGGACATGCTGGCAGCGAGTGGCTTCGGTTGGGAATCTGAGAGGATAGTTGTGACAGCCCCTGATGAAGTCTGGGAGCAATATCTTAGG TCTCACCCAAATGCTGTAAGACTCCGCGGTAAACGAATTAACAGGATGGATGACCTCGCAGTGATATGCGGATCCGACCAGGCCACGGGCCATTACATACAAGGCAGCAAGAGTATGGCTACATCGACATCTTCTTCTTGTCTGCAGCGAGACCTCAATGAAGCATGGAATTCTGTTGATGACGATATGGATGATACGATAGATCTATCAGAGGATTATGTAACAGACTCCATAGGGACCATTCCATTACCATCGGACAGTCCTGCGATGGGACATCACGGGTCCCGTGGCACTCCCACTCGTACTCCTGATTCCAATGGTACTCGTTGA